A window of the Candidatus Liberibacter solanacearum CLso-ZC1 genome harbors these coding sequences:
- a CDS encoding bifunctional DNA primase/polymerase, whose translation MSVMQWKPQAKQAIKNGFKIIPLRHGDKRPLRAGKWEEQLLSNEDIDKLPSCGFGLVCGVGEQPIYAF comes from the coding sequence ATGTCAGTAATGCAATGGAAACCACAGGCTAAACAAGCCATTAAAAACGGGTTTAAAATCATTCCTTTACGCCATGGTGATAAAAGACCATTGAGAGCGGGTAAGTGGGAAGAGCAACTACTTTCAAATGAGGATATTGATAAGCTTCCATCTTGTGGCTTCGGGCTTGTATGTGGTGTAGGCGAACAGCCCATTTACGCCTTTTGA